ACGTCAGTTCGTGCCGACGAGCCAGATTGGCTACCGATAGCCATTCGTGCAGGCTGCTGATATGCCCAGCGATGGGTTGCATATGCTTTACCCCGGCCCGTACCAGTGAAGGAAACACCAAGGCTGAGCGCTCCGACTCGCCGTAGGAAATAGGTATTGGTGAATGCGCGCATAGTGCCTCAATCTCATGCAGGGCTGCTGAGTGGATTGGCTCTTCCAGCCAGGCAATGTCCAGGCTACCCAGTGCCTGGCTCAATTTCTGCGCTTTCGGCAGACTCATAGACTGATTAGCATCAATGGCCAGTTGGGTTTCAGAGCGCAGGGCTTCCCGCACCGAAGTGATGCGGACCAGGTCTTCCTTCACGGTGGTGGTCAGGCTGCCGAATTTTATCTTGATGGTTGTGTAGCCTTGGGCTTCCCAGGCGAGGCATTCGTCAACTAGTTCGCTGCCCGTAAGATGAATACCGCCCCCACTGGCGTAGGCTCGCACCCGAGGGCTACGGCCACCCAGGTAACGAAACAAGGGCACTCCCTTTCGGCGGGCGGCCAGATCATGAAAGATTCGGTCCAGATGACCCAGAGCCAGAGCGGCTCCGCCCCGGAAGCCTTCGTTGCGAATGCCCCAGTAGAGCTTACGGTAGAGTTCTTCGTAGGTATTCTTTGGGGTCTCGAGCAGTAGTGAAACAAAAACGTGCCGGAGCAGATCAGTCGCCGTCGCTGGAAACTCACATTCTCCCCACGCGCCACTGCGGTCAGTAAGTCGCACAAAGCAGGCTCGGTAGGAGGTAAACGGCCCCATAGTAGCGTCATAGAAGGGACGCGCAAACTCAATCGGGGCTACGCAGCGCATCTCGACCAATTGAATGTCAAATTGCTCGCGATGGATGGGAGTTTCCAAAGTAGGTAGTGTTACTGTAGCTGATGGCTCAATGTTCTTCATTGGATCAAGTTGGTCAATTCTTCGAAAAGAGTTTCCTCCAGCATACCGGCTTCACAATCGGCCAGAGTATCGGTAAGTTGCGTCATATTTTTCGCCCCCAGCACCAAGTAATCTACTTCTTGCATGGAAAGCAGATAGCGGTGCGCCAAGGCGGACAGTTTGATTCCCAGTCGCCGGGCCAGTTGTTCAGCTTGTTTTGCCCGAACCAGGTCAGCGGATGAAATCCAGCTCGGTGGATGTTGCTGGTATCGCTCAAAGCGGTTTCCTAACAGTCCCATCAACAGGGCACTGCCCTGGTAGGTGGTCAGGCCGTGGGCACGGAAGAAGGGAATATCGAACTGTAAACCATCCAGACAGGCTGCGTTGAGGTTGTTATAGCTCATCACTACGTCAAAAACTCCCCGTCGAATAAACTCGTGAAATGCCGAAGGCACGATGCCTCCCAGGCCCAGTGCTTTCGCATGTCCGGCTTGTTTTACTTGCTGCATAAAGTTAACAACTTCCGAAGTGCGGTCGGCAGGCACCTTGTTGGGTTCGTGCAGGAAGAGCAAATCCAGGCAGTCGGTACCGAGTACTTTCCGGCTCTCCTCCACGCTGCGCTGCATACTGGCCAGCGTATAATCGTTCGTTTCCTGGTCGGCCGCATCAGCCCGGAGCTTACCCACTTTGGTGCTAACGAACGGACGTTGACCTCGCCACTGCCGCAGGGCTTCGCCGACGATGATTTCGGCCTGACCGTAGGCCGGGGCCGTATCCAGCTGTTCAATACCATTTTCCAAAGCGTACAGTATCGTCTTCACCGATTCATGACGGTTGACGGTGCCCCATACCCCGCCGAGCCCGGCCGTACCTAATACCAGTCCGGGCAAGGGACCATCGGAACGATAGGCAGGACGAATAGTGGCAGTTATTTTTGTGGTGTTCATAGCGTAGTTACGTTACTCTTCGGCTCGTCCTATTGATGCCGGAGGGCTTAGGATATCCTGGTACCCTGGTTCTATCCCGGCCTGCTTCACAACCTGCGGCCCCACGTGCTGGGAGGTGCGGTGCAGGGCGTGTTTAAGCAGTATGATACCGGTCTGGTGAAGATTGAGTTGGTCGGCAATATTGTCTATAGCGTTCTCTTCAATGACGAAGGGATGCTCGGCGGATCCCCCGGTCTTTTCATCACAGTAAATGGCGTACTTGATGCTTTGCCAGGGTTTCTGGGGGGGCGACAGGTCGTGCAGATAGTTGCGGTAAATCCGGGTGCCCGGCTGATAAGACAAGGTGTAGATCGCCGCCCCGTCGTTGAGTAACTTCACCACATTACTGATATCATTGTAGGCAATCAGATTATTTGCCATCGCGTTCGGTTGATCGGTCCAGCCGTAGCCTACACTAATGCCCGAGTAGGGTAAGTCGCGAATGGTATTGTGGGTGATTTGCGCCCCCTGCGGATACCCGGCGGCAATACCCACACAGCCAACATAGTCGCGAGCTACCCGTTCGATCAGGTTGTTGGTAATGGTGTCACCGTAGCAGATTTCGGTAGTGTCAGCCGGTTGGTAGGGCATGTGATATTCTACCGAGGGGGCTTCGGTGAATTTAGCCAGAGCCACCGCACTGCCCGCGATGTCACTAAAGCGGTTACCTACCACCGTGCAGTGGCGCGTACCGTAGTGCAGGTCAATGCCGGTAGCACCCAGGTTCCGAAATTCGTTGCGCGCAAACGCCACCCGTTCAGCATAAGCTACATACACGGCCGCCGGGGGGCGGTAAACATATTGGTCATTATTGGGCTCCGCCCGGTAATTGTGCTGTCCGGCTTGGGCGTTCAGGTAGCCGTGCTCGCTGGCGTACGTCCAGTTGGAGTACTGAAACGATAGATTCTCAAACCGTAAATTCATCACCGGATTTTCCCGCGTCCCCTGCACAATCAGTAAAGTGTCGAGCGTAGGGCACATCACCGAAGCTTGGTTCATGCTTCCTTCTTCGCCCGGTTGGTAGTAAAGGGCACCGTTCGCCGGGTCATGGTACCACTCCCTTTCGGTATCCAGTAACGAGCGGGCATTCTCAAAGTAGAGCCGGTGGATAGGTTCGTGCATTGGGTAAGGGCGATTGAACAAAATCTTGGATTCGTTCTCCGCGAAACTGACGCGGGAATACTTTTGAAAACTCAGGCCGTAGGAATGAACTTCTCGCACTCGCAGGTAGCTTTCGGCCCAACTCTGCAGCAGTAGCATCTCGAGGTCTGGCCCGGCTTCGTTCAACACAGGGTGTTGTCCCTGGATCAGTAGCTCCTGGTCTTCGTAGTCCCAAGCGGTACTTTCCAGAAACTCACCCTCGTTGGGATATCGGGCGCGTACTGCCCGCCGTCCGTTGACGTAGAGTTGCCGAAAGGCCGCATCAACTACTTTCGCCTGATAAACGTCCACCTCATCCGACTCCTGCCACCCGCTTACTTTTCGGCCACTGTGGATGACTACCTTCCCTTTATCTGAACCCCGGTAGGTGACCTGATGATTAGCAGACCCGCCGTCCTCGGGGCCGAAGCGGAGCGGTTCTTCCAAAAGATAGCTGCCTGCATCAATCTGCACGACGATATTCTGCCGGGCATTCTGAACAGTTTGAACGGCCTGCTGCGCCCGGCGGACGGTACGAAAGGGGGCCACCTCGGTGCCCTCGTTTCCATCATTCCCTTCCGGTGACACGTAAAAAGCTAACTGTCCGAAGACCGTTGTGGGTGTAAGTGCAAGAAGGGTGAATAGTAGGGTTGCTGCGTAAGTCATAAAAATGGTGAAGCTGATTCAAAGTAATAAAATTCCACCCGGACATACGCACACGATCTTGTAGCTTTATAGCACTATTTTAACCCTCGTTTTTAATCAGGTAATTAACACTCTTTTCTTTACGCTCGTTTTGTCAGAAAAACAGTGAAACTCGTATTTTTTACCAGAATAGTGTTAGCTTAAGGACAAAATGAAGACACTGATAGAAAAATGGACTCCTCCGAACCAAAGCTCATTTATCAGCAAACAGTACAAGGTAAAGACCGGCTTCGCCCGCTCCGCAGAGATCGCCATGCGTACTCACGAGGAATATGAGATTTCCGTGCTGATGGGGTGTAGCGGAAAGCGGATAGTCGGTAATACGATTGAAAATTTCTCTGAAAACGACCTGTTCCTGATCGGCCCGAACGTGCCTCATGCGGTGCAGCCCGACAACTACAAGCTGGGTAAGGTCATCACGCTACATTTTCTAAGAAATAGTTTCGGTGGCGACTTTTTTGACCTACCTGAAAACGGAAAAATTGCCGATCTGCTGAAAGAAGCGCAACGCGGAGTAGCATTCGCAGAGACTGACATTCCTTTTTTTTACCGGAAGATGCAAAAGATTGACCGGTTGCGCGGGTTTGAGCGGGTGATGGCTTTCTTTCGATTGCTTCACACCATGGCGCTCAACGAACAACGCCGGGTACTATCGAGCCGGGGCTTCGCCCCAGTCGCCAATCAGCAAACCTATCAGGTGGTAAACAAAATCTACGAGTACATTATCAACCGCTTCGCGGATCAGCACATTTCACTGGATGAGATTTCTGCTCAGGCGAATATGTCATCGGCAGGCTTCTGTCGTTTCTTCAAAAAGCACTTCAGCAAAACCTTCACCAGCTTTCTGAATGAAGTACGGGTCGGACACGCCTGTAAACTGATCCAGCAGACCGATCATACCATCGCCGAAATTGCGTTTGCGTCGGGCTATAATCAACTTACTCACTTCAACCGGCAGTTTAAACGCGTCGTCGGTTACAGTCCCCGTGCGTACCGAAACGAGCTTCATCAGCAGTCTTAGGTATGTCCACTATCTTAACCGGTTGATAAGTTTGTGTCCTTTCCGACTATCATGTTCACCAATATCCCGCCTAAGGCTACTAGCGGAACCCCGACATAAGATGATAATAGGCTTCGTTATGACGTAGCTCATTGCGGAACTCAAACAAGCGGGTGTCCCGCTTGATCCGCACGCACTCTATTCCGGCAATCGTCGCGAAGTCTTCCCAGTGTTCACTCGTCAGGTTTTGACTGTACACGGTGTGGTGGGCCCCTCCGGCGTGAATCCAGGCCGCGGCAGCCGTCTTCAGGTCAGGAAGTGGTTTCCAAAGAACTCGCGCCACCGGCAGCTGGGGCAGGTCAGCCTCGGGTGTAATCGCTTCTACCTCGTTGACCAGCAACCGAAAGCGGTTGCCCATATCGATGATTGAAGCGTTTAATGCCGGACCCGGAGCGACATCAAATACCAACCGGACGGGGTCCTCTTTGCCCCCGATACCCAGCGGATGCACCTGACAGCTCGGCTTATGCTGCGCAATGGAGGGGCAGATTTCCAGCATGTGCGAACCGAGTACGCTCATATTATCAGGGCGGAAATGATAGGTATAATCTTCCATAAAGGAGTTGCCGCCGTCCAGTCCGCTCGCCATCACCTTCGCCGCTCGTACCAGAGCCGCGGTTTTCCA
This region of Tunicatimonas pelagia genomic DNA includes:
- a CDS encoding mandelate racemase/muconate lactonizing enzyme family protein; the protein is MKNIEPSATVTLPTLETPIHREQFDIQLVEMRCVAPIEFARPFYDATMGPFTSYRACFVRLTDRSGAWGECEFPATATDLLRHVFVSLLLETPKNTYEELYRKLYWGIRNEGFRGGAALALGHLDRIFHDLAARRKGVPLFRYLGGRSPRVRAYASGGGIHLTGSELVDECLAWEAQGYTTIKIKFGSLTTTVKEDLVRITSVREALRSETQLAIDANQSMSLPKAQKLSQALGSLDIAWLEEPIHSAALHEIEALCAHSPIPISYGESERSALVFPSLVRAGVKHMQPIAGHISSLHEWLSVANLARRHELTFSGGGTSHINASALAVVGGEALLEYLEPVVGVMASLLRVGPTVQDGYFTVPEVPGIGAEVDWERLEKKKQIVDRAVWKNDDQ
- a CDS encoding aldo/keto reductase, which codes for MNTTKITATIRPAYRSDGPLPGLVLGTAGLGGVWGTVNRHESVKTILYALENGIEQLDTAPAYGQAEIIVGEALRQWRGQRPFVSTKVGKLRADAADQETNDYTLASMQRSVEESRKVLGTDCLDLLFLHEPNKVPADRTSEVVNFMQQVKQAGHAKALGLGGIVPSAFHEFIRRGVFDVVMSYNNLNAACLDGLQFDIPFFRAHGLTTYQGSALLMGLLGNRFERYQQHPPSWISSADLVRAKQAEQLARRLGIKLSALAHRYLLSMQEVDYLVLGAKNMTQLTDTLADCEAGMLEETLFEELTNLIQ
- a CDS encoding right-handed parallel beta-helix repeat-containing protein, which gives rise to MTYAATLLFTLLALTPTTVFGQLAFYVSPEGNDGNEGTEVAPFRTVRRAQQAVQTVQNARQNIVVQIDAGSYLLEEPLRFGPEDGGSANHQVTYRGSDKGKVVIHSGRKVSGWQESDEVDVYQAKVVDAAFRQLYVNGRRAVRARYPNEGEFLESTAWDYEDQELLIQGQHPVLNEAGPDLEMLLLQSWAESYLRVREVHSYGLSFQKYSRVSFAENESKILFNRPYPMHEPIHRLYFENARSLLDTEREWYHDPANGALYYQPGEEGSMNQASVMCPTLDTLLIVQGTRENPVMNLRFENLSFQYSNWTYASEHGYLNAQAGQHNYRAEPNNDQYVYRPPAAVYVAYAERVAFARNEFRNLGATGIDLHYGTRHCTVVGNRFSDIAGSAVALAKFTEAPSVEYHMPYQPADTTEICYGDTITNNLIERVARDYVGCVGIAAGYPQGAQITHNTIRDLPYSGISVGYGWTDQPNAMANNLIAYNDISNVVKLLNDGAAIYTLSYQPGTRIYRNYLHDLSPPQKPWQSIKYAIYCDEKTGGSAEHPFVIEENAIDNIADQLNLHQTGIILLKHALHRTSQHVGPQVVKQAGIEPGYQDILSPPASIGRAEE
- a CDS encoding AraC family transcriptional regulator, translating into MKTLIEKWTPPNQSSFISKQYKVKTGFARSAEIAMRTHEEYEISVLMGCSGKRIVGNTIENFSENDLFLIGPNVPHAVQPDNYKLGKVITLHFLRNSFGGDFFDLPENGKIADLLKEAQRGVAFAETDIPFFYRKMQKIDRLRGFERVMAFFRLLHTMALNEQRRVLSSRGFAPVANQQTYQVVNKIYEYIINRFADQHISLDEISAQANMSSAGFCRFFKKHFSKTFTSFLNEVRVGHACKLIQQTDHTIAEIAFASGYNQLTHFNRQFKRVVGYSPRAYRNELHQQS